A portion of the Colius striatus isolate bColStr4 chromosome 1, bColStr4.1.hap1, whole genome shotgun sequence genome contains these proteins:
- the CCT8 gene encoding T-complex protein 1 subunit theta isoform X2: MALHVPKAPGFAQMLKEGAKHYAGLEEAVYRNIQACKELAQTTRTAYGPNGMNKMVINHLEKLFVTNDAATILRELEVQHPAAKMLVMASHMQEQEVGDGTNFVLVFAGVLLELAEDLLRMGLSVSEVIEGYEKACKKALEILPDLVCSSAKNLRDVEEVTSLLHTSVMSKQYGNEHFLAKLIAQACVSILPDSGNFNVDNIRVCKIVGAGISASSVLHGMVFKKETEGDVTSVKDAKIAVYSCPFDGMVTETKGTVLIKNAEELMSFSKGEENLMELQVKAIADSGANVVVTGGKVADMALHYANKYNLMIVRLNSKWDLRRLCKTVGATALPRLTPPTLEEMGHCNSVYLSEVGDTQVIVFKHEKEDGAISTILIRGSTDNLMDDIERAVDDGVNTFKVLTRDKRLVPGGGATEIELAKQITSYGETCPGLDQYAIKKFAEAFEAIPRALAENSGVKANEVISKLYAVHQEGNKNVGFDIEAEAAAVKDMLEAGVLDTYLGKSWGIKLATNAAVTVLRVDQIIMAKPAGGPKPPSGKKDWDEDQND, encoded by the exons ATGGCGCTGCACGTCCCCAAGGCCCCGGGCTTCGCCCAGATGCTCAAGGAGGGAGCGAAG CATTATGCAGGACTAGAAGAAGCTGTCTATCGGAACATCCAGGCATGCAAAGAACTTGCTCAAACCACCCGTACAGCTTATGGACCAAATG GAATGAACAAAATGGTTATCAATCATCTAGAGAAGCTTTTTGTTACAAATGATGCTGCTACTATCTTGAGAGAGCTGGAA GTCCAGCATCCTGCTGCAAAAATGCTTGTGATGGCTTCCCACATGCAAGAACAAGAAGTTGGAGATGGAACAAACTTTGTCCTTGTTTTTGCTGGAGTTCTTCTGGAGTTAGCAGAAGACCTTCTGAGGATGGGATTATCAGTCTCAGAG GTGATTGAAGGCTATGAAAAGGCTTGCAAGAAAGCCCTAGAAATTCTTCCAGACTTGGTGTGCTCTTCTGCAAAGAACCTTCGAGATGTTGAAGAAGTCACGTCTTTGTTGCACACCTCAGTGATGAGCAAACAATATGGCAATGAACATTTTTTGGCAAAACTTATTGCACAGGCCTGTG TTTCTATCCTTCCTGATTCTGGTAATTTCAACGTTGATAACATCAGAGTGTGCAAAATTGTG ggTGCTGGTATCTCTGCTTCCTCAGTACTGCATGGcatggtttttaaaaaagaaactgaaggagATGTTACTTCTGTCAAAGATGCAAAAATAGCTGTGTATTCCTGCCCTTTTGATGGTATGGTAACTGAAACTAAG GGCACAGTGCTTATAAAGAATGCTGAAGAACTGATGAGTTTCagtaaaggagaagaaaatctcATGGAATTGCAAGTCAAAGCTATTGCAGACAGTGGTGCAAATGTAGTAGTAACAGGTGGCAAAGTGGCAGACATGGCACTTCATTATGCCAACAAATACAATCTTATGATAGTCAG gttgAACTCAAAGTGGGATCTGAGAAGATTGTGCAAAACTGTTGGCGCAACAGCCCTACCCAGACTG ACTCCCCCTACTCTAGAAGAAATGGGTCACTGCAATAGTGTATATCTGTCAGAGGTTGGGGATACACAAGTCATTGTGTTCAAGCATG aaaaagaggatgGTGCCATTTCTACTATACTCATTCGTGGATCTACAGACAATCTGATGGATGACATagagagagcagtggatgatGGTGTGAATACTTTCAAAGTACTCACGAGG GATAAGCGCCTTGTTCCTGGAGGTGGTGCCACAGAGATTGAATTAGCCAAGCAGATCACGTCTTATGGAGAG ACTTGTCCTGGGCTTGACCAATATGCTATCAAGAAGTTTGCTGAGGCATTTGAAGCCATTCCTCGAGCACTGGCAGAAAACTCTGGAGTTAAGGCTAATGAGGTCATCTCCAAACTTTATGCTGTGCATCAGGAAGGGAACAAAAATGTTGGATTTGATATTGAG gctgaagctgctgctgtgaaggACATGTTGGAAGCCGGTGTATTAGACACATACCTTGGAAAATCCTGGGGTATCAAGCTAGCTACAAATGCAGCAGTAACTGTCCTAAGGGTAGATCAG ATCATTATGGCAAAACCAGCCGGTGGCCCTAAACCTCCATCAGGAAAGAAAGACTGGGATGAAGACCAAAATGATTGA
- the CCT8 gene encoding T-complex protein 1 subunit theta isoform X1, which yields MALHVPKAPGFAQMLKEGAKHYAGLEEAVYRNIQACKELAQTTRTAYGPNGMNKMVINHLEKLFVTNDAATILRELEVQHPAAKMLVMASHMQEQEVGDGTNFVLVFAGVLLELAEDLLRMGLSVSEVIEGYEKACKKALEILPDLVCSSAKNLRDVEEVTSLLHTSVMSKQYGNEHFLAKLIAQACVSILPDSGNFNVDNIRVCKIVGAGISASSVLHGMVFKKETEGDVTSVKDAKIAVYSCPFDGMVTETKGTVLIKNAEELMSFSKGEENLMELQVKAIADSGANVVVTGGKVADMALHYANKYNLMIVRLNSKWDLRRLCKTVGATALPRLTPPTLEEMGHCNSVYLSEVGDTQVIVFKHEKEDGAISTILIRGSTDNLMDDIERAVDDGVNTFKVLTRDKRLVPGGGATEIELAKQITSYGETCPGLDQYAIKKFAEAFEAIPRALAENSGVKANEVISKLYAVHQEGNKNVGFDIEAEAAAVKDMLEAGVLDTYLGKSWGIKLATNAAVTVLRVDQIIMAKAAGGPKAPKQQGHWDKDDWKDEPEK from the exons ATGGCGCTGCACGTCCCCAAGGCCCCGGGCTTCGCCCAGATGCTCAAGGAGGGAGCGAAG CATTATGCAGGACTAGAAGAAGCTGTCTATCGGAACATCCAGGCATGCAAAGAACTTGCTCAAACCACCCGTACAGCTTATGGACCAAATG GAATGAACAAAATGGTTATCAATCATCTAGAGAAGCTTTTTGTTACAAATGATGCTGCTACTATCTTGAGAGAGCTGGAA GTCCAGCATCCTGCTGCAAAAATGCTTGTGATGGCTTCCCACATGCAAGAACAAGAAGTTGGAGATGGAACAAACTTTGTCCTTGTTTTTGCTGGAGTTCTTCTGGAGTTAGCAGAAGACCTTCTGAGGATGGGATTATCAGTCTCAGAG GTGATTGAAGGCTATGAAAAGGCTTGCAAGAAAGCCCTAGAAATTCTTCCAGACTTGGTGTGCTCTTCTGCAAAGAACCTTCGAGATGTTGAAGAAGTCACGTCTTTGTTGCACACCTCAGTGATGAGCAAACAATATGGCAATGAACATTTTTTGGCAAAACTTATTGCACAGGCCTGTG TTTCTATCCTTCCTGATTCTGGTAATTTCAACGTTGATAACATCAGAGTGTGCAAAATTGTG ggTGCTGGTATCTCTGCTTCCTCAGTACTGCATGGcatggtttttaaaaaagaaactgaaggagATGTTACTTCTGTCAAAGATGCAAAAATAGCTGTGTATTCCTGCCCTTTTGATGGTATGGTAACTGAAACTAAG GGCACAGTGCTTATAAAGAATGCTGAAGAACTGATGAGTTTCagtaaaggagaagaaaatctcATGGAATTGCAAGTCAAAGCTATTGCAGACAGTGGTGCAAATGTAGTAGTAACAGGTGGCAAAGTGGCAGACATGGCACTTCATTATGCCAACAAATACAATCTTATGATAGTCAG gttgAACTCAAAGTGGGATCTGAGAAGATTGTGCAAAACTGTTGGCGCAACAGCCCTACCCAGACTG ACTCCCCCTACTCTAGAAGAAATGGGTCACTGCAATAGTGTATATCTGTCAGAGGTTGGGGATACACAAGTCATTGTGTTCAAGCATG aaaaagaggatgGTGCCATTTCTACTATACTCATTCGTGGATCTACAGACAATCTGATGGATGACATagagagagcagtggatgatGGTGTGAATACTTTCAAAGTACTCACGAGG GATAAGCGCCTTGTTCCTGGAGGTGGTGCCACAGAGATTGAATTAGCCAAGCAGATCACGTCTTATGGAGAG ACTTGTCCTGGGCTTGACCAATATGCTATCAAGAAGTTTGCTGAGGCATTTGAAGCCATTCCTCGAGCACTGGCAGAAAACTCTGGAGTTAAGGCTAATGAGGTCATCTCCAAACTTTATGCTGTGCATCAGGAAGGGAACAAAAATGTTGGATTTGATATTGAG gctgaagctgctgctgtgaaggACATGTTGGAAGCCGGTGTATTAGACACATACCTTGGAAAATCCTGGGGTATCAAGCTAGCTACAAATGCAGCAGTAACTGTCCTAAGGGTAGATCAG ATTATTATGGCAAAAGCAGCAGGTGGTCCAAAAGCTCCTAAGCAACAAGGACATTGGGATAAGGATGACTGGAAAGATGAGCCTGAAAAGTAG